The following are from one region of the Deltaproteobacteria bacterium HGW-Deltaproteobacteria-6 genome:
- a CDS encoding acyl-CoA dehydrogenase, with protein sequence MSNLLVNTRDQQFVLFEQLGIEKLFEYDAYKDFSKDDLTMILNEAEKLAVNELAPACKEGDEEGCHIKDGVVTVPKCFRAPYKKFCEGGWINPMDDAEVGGQGVPAAIGFACIEYFGAANYAFAMYPGLTHGAASLIHAYGTEEQKNKYMYRMFSGEWTGTMCLTEPGAGSDVGALKTTAKKLPDGKYLITGTKCFISAGDHDLTPNIIHPVLARIEGDPPGTKGISIFIVPKITVNDDGTLGESNDVKTGGIEHKMGIKGSATATLNFGEDGKCIGELLGNEREGIKIMFMMMNEARLGTGMQGLVLSSAALEHAVQYAKERIQSTAIWDMKNPEAKPVTIINHPDVRRKLLWMKSHVEGSRSLCYFTAFCIDMAKVAKTDEEKAKWEGLLDLMTPVVKAWTTDKGLLSCSLAMDVYGGYGYCSEYPVEQYLRDEKIGTIYEGTNGIQALDLVGRKLGQRKGANVMNLAAMIQKTIADAKKNPELAKYAATLEEASNACLELTMFFAQAGKSGDFLLPILNACKFLEIFGDVIVGHLLLEGAGVASGKLAAIYEANGATSIGKQKGLQRSDKDAAFYSGRIASAKFFTNEILTTVKARCEAVKMGDKTPLEITDEAFAW encoded by the coding sequence ATGAGTAATTTGTTAGTCAATACCAGAGATCAGCAGTTTGTTTTGTTTGAGCAGTTGGGGATTGAAAAGCTGTTTGAATATGACGCGTACAAGGATTTTTCCAAAGATGATTTGACGATGATCCTGAATGAAGCCGAAAAGCTGGCCGTCAATGAACTGGCTCCGGCCTGCAAGGAAGGGGACGAAGAAGGCTGCCACATTAAAGACGGCGTTGTCACCGTTCCCAAATGCTTCCGCGCGCCTTACAAAAAGTTTTGCGAAGGCGGCTGGATCAACCCCATGGATGACGCGGAGGTTGGCGGGCAGGGCGTTCCCGCGGCCATCGGGTTTGCCTGCATTGAATATTTCGGCGCCGCCAATTACGCCTTTGCCATGTATCCGGGGCTCACGCACGGCGCGGCAAGTCTGATTCATGCTTATGGAACCGAGGAGCAGAAAAACAAATACATGTACAGAATGTTTTCCGGTGAATGGACGGGAACCATGTGCCTTACCGAACCGGGCGCGGGCTCGGACGTCGGCGCGCTGAAGACCACCGCTAAGAAGCTGCCGGACGGCAAATACCTGATCACGGGAACCAAGTGCTTTATCTCCGCGGGTGACCACGATCTGACCCCCAACATCATTCATCCCGTTCTGGCCCGTATTGAAGGCGATCCTCCCGGAACCAAGGGAATTTCCATTTTCATCGTTCCCAAAATCACCGTCAACGACGACGGAACGCTTGGCGAATCCAATGACGTCAAGACCGGCGGCATCGAGCACAAGATGGGCATCAAGGGGTCGGCCACCGCAACGCTGAATTTCGGCGAAGACGGAAAGTGTATCGGCGAACTGCTGGGCAACGAGCGCGAAGGCATCAAGATCATGTTCATGATGATGAATGAAGCCCGCCTGGGAACCGGTATGCAGGGACTGGTCCTTTCTTCGGCGGCTCTGGAACATGCCGTGCAGTATGCCAAAGAACGCATTCAGAGTACGGCGATCTGGGACATGAAAAACCCGGAGGCCAAGCCCGTGACCATCATCAATCATCCCGACGTCCGCAGAAAATTGCTCTGGATGAAATCTCACGTCGAAGGGTCCCGCAGCCTCTGTTACTTTACCGCTTTCTGCATCGACATGGCCAAAGTAGCGAAGACGGACGAGGAAAAAGCCAAATGGGAAGGCCTGCTGGATCTGATGACACCGGTTGTCAAAGCCTGGACGACGGACAAGGGGCTTTTGTCCTGCTCACTGGCCATGGACGTTTACGGCGGCTATGGCTACTGTTCGGAATACCCCGTAGAACAGTATCTGCGCGATGAAAAGATCGGCACCATTTACGAAGGAACCAACGGCATTCAGGCGCTGGATCTGGTCGGCCGCAAACTTGGCCAGCGCAAGGGCGCCAATGTCATGAACCTTGCCGCCATGATCCAGAAAACCATCGCGGATGCCAAAAAGAATCCGGAACTGGCCAAATATGCCGCTACCCTGGAAGAGGCATCCAACGCCTGTCTGGAACTGACCATGTTCTTTGCTCAGGCCGGCAAATCCGGTGATTTCCTGCTGCCGATTCTCAATGCCTGCAAGTTCCTGGAGATCTTCGGAGACGTGATCGTCGGCCATCTGCTTCTGGAAGGCGCCGGTGTCGCTTCGGGAAAACTGGCCGCCATTTATGAAGCCAATGGCGCCACGTCCATCGGCAAGCAGAAAGGCTTGCAGCGATCGGACAAAGATGCCGCCTTCTACAGCGGCAGAATCGCTTCGGCGAAATTCTTCACCAACGAAATTCTGACCACGGTCAAAGCCCGCTGCGAAGCCGTTAAGATGGGTGACAAGACCCCGTTGGAAATCACAGACGAGGCATTTGCCTGGTAG
- a CDS encoding long-chain fatty acid--CoA ligase, translating into MFEAKPWLSSYDYNVPRTIQYPRIPAQNLVHLAAAMYPHKAATNLYGSKMTFRQIRSQILRLANALVKFGVKKGDRIGLALPNCPQYIIAYYAALSTGAIVVNMNPLYTHDELKFMMENSGLQTLFTFDMVLPVMRPLAKELGLKNVIITKVTDYIQGLPVSTAKSLELEEGWHHFSELVESSKDESIPKVAVNSEDPALIQFTGGTTGLPKGALLTHSNVVSGAFQGTLWGNSITTYVPHAQRAVIGAIPYFHIYGNTFSMNWGFLNAATQVLFPRFELEEFMSVLATLDEITYFPTVPTMVTAIAGHPKAAEIDLGSRIRLLSTGGAPMPVELIQKVKDMGVFFNEGWGMSETASVGISIPILRHKPGSIGCPVPDNEVRLVDLETGQHDVKQGEPGEILIKGPTVMQGYWNNPSETANQLKDGWLSTGDIAQMDEDGYFYIVDRKKDMIIAGGFNVYPREVDEVLYQHPKIAEAVSAGVPDAYRGETVKAFVVLKPGVEATDKEIIAFCKEKLAPYKVPKMVEFRQELPKSAVGKILRKILRDEEVAKSKK; encoded by the coding sequence ATGTTTGAAGCGAAACCCTGGCTGAGTAGTTACGATTACAATGTCCCGAGAACGATCCAGTATCCGAGGATCCCCGCACAGAACCTTGTACACCTTGCCGCCGCAATGTACCCCCACAAGGCTGCCACCAATCTTTATGGATCCAAGATGACATTCCGTCAAATCCGGTCCCAGATTCTGCGCCTGGCCAACGCGCTGGTCAAATTCGGCGTCAAAAAAGGCGATCGGATCGGCCTGGCTCTTCCCAATTGTCCCCAGTACATCATCGCTTATTATGCGGCGCTGTCCACAGGCGCTATCGTCGTCAACATGAACCCCCTTTACACCCATGACGAACTCAAGTTCATGATGGAAAATTCCGGTTTGCAGACCCTTTTCACTTTTGACATGGTTCTGCCCGTGATGCGCCCTCTGGCCAAAGAACTGGGTTTGAAAAATGTGATTATCACGAAGGTGACGGACTATATTCAGGGGCTCCCGGTCAGCACGGCCAAAAGCCTGGAACTGGAAGAAGGCTGGCATCATTTTTCGGAACTCGTAGAGAGCTCTAAAGACGAAAGCATACCGAAAGTGGCCGTCAATTCCGAAGATCCCGCCCTGATCCAGTTCACGGGAGGGACGACGGGGCTGCCCAAAGGCGCGCTTCTGACCCATTCCAACGTTGTCTCCGGAGCCTTTCAGGGAACCCTCTGGGGAAATTCCATTACCACCTATGTTCCCCACGCGCAGCGGGCCGTCATCGGCGCCATCCCGTATTTCCATATTTACGGCAACACTTTTTCCATGAACTGGGGCTTCCTTAATGCCGCAACCCAGGTCTTGTTCCCGAGATTCGAACTCGAAGAATTCATGAGCGTTCTGGCGACGCTTGACGAAATCACCTATTTCCCCACCGTTCCGACGATGGTTACGGCCATTGCCGGTCATCCCAAGGCCGCAGAGATTGATCTGGGCTCCCGCATCCGGCTCTTAAGCACGGGCGGCGCTCCCATGCCTGTCGAATTGATTCAGAAAGTCAAAGACATGGGCGTCTTCTTTAATGAAGGCTGGGGCATGAGCGAAACCGCCTCCGTCGGCATCAGCATTCCGATTCTCCGCCATAAGCCGGGTTCCATCGGCTGTCCGGTTCCCGACAATGAAGTTCGTCTGGTGGATCTGGAAACAGGCCAGCATGATGTCAAGCAGGGCGAGCCGGGTGAAATCCTGATTAAAGGCCCCACCGTCATGCAGGGATACTGGAACAACCCGTCAGAGACGGCCAATCAGCTCAAAGACGGCTGGCTCAGTACCGGTGATATCGCGCAGATGGACGAAGACGGTTATTTCTACATTGTCGACCGCAAGAAGGATATGATCATCGCCGGCGGCTTCAATGTTTACCCCCGCGAGGTTGACGAGGTTTTGTATCAGCATCCCAAAATCGCCGAAGCGGTTTCCGCCGGTGTTCCGGATGCCTATCGCGGCGAGACGGTCAAAGCCTTTGTCGTGCTGAAACCGGGCGTTGAAGCAACTGACAAGGAAATCATTGCTTTCTGCAAAGAAAAACTCGCGCCCTATAAAGTGCCGAAGATGGTTGAGTTCCGTCAGGAACTGCCGAAATCAGCCGTCGGCAAGATTCTGCGCAAGATTCTGCGCGACGAGGAAGTCGCTAAAAGCAAGAAATAG